One window of Nymphaea colorata isolate Beijing-Zhang1983 chromosome 1, ASM883128v2, whole genome shotgun sequence genomic DNA carries:
- the LOC116247280 gene encoding glutathione S-transferase T1 isoform X2: MRRNFGCSERESEHKDREIMKLRVINGIDFEEVKVNLAKGEHRRPEFKDINPMKQVPAVVDGKLKLFESHAILRYLSCAYPGIPDHWYPADLSKRAKIDSVLDWHHSNLRRGAAGLVFNSVLAPALGYPLNLEAAADAEKILIYSLSKIESVWLHGNEKFLVDGLQPSIADLSLVCEIMQLEVLGLSERDRILGSFTKVQKWIENVKHSTYPHFEEVHALLYRAAEKFQGKEAVEPLHGLESKRKEYLKPKL, encoded by the exons ATGCGCAGGAATTTTGGCTGctcagaaagagagagcgagcaTAAGGACAGAGAGATAATGAAGCTCCGAGT GATAAATGGGATTGACTTTGAAGAGGTTAAAGTGAACCTTGCAAAGGGTGAACACAGGCGACCTGAATTTAAAG ATATAAACCCTATGAAACAAGTTCCTGCTGTTGTTGATGGGAAGCTCAAGTTGTTTGAAAG ccATGCAATCTTACGGTATCTTTCTTGTGCATATCCTGGAATTCCAGATCACTG GTACCCAGCTGATCTCTCCAAGAGGGCAAAAATTGATTCTGTCTTGGATTGGCATCACTCCAATCTGCGTCGTGGTGCAG CTGGGCTTGTTTTTAATAGTGTGTTAGCGCCTGCACTGGGCTATCCCTTGAATCTGGAAGCAGCAGCAGATGCTGAGAAGATTTTGATATATTCACTTTCAAAGATTGAATCTGTTTGGCTTCATGGAAATGAAAAGTTCTTGGTAGATGGTCTTCAACCTTCAATTGCAGATCTTAGTCTTGTTTGTGAAATTATGCAATTGGAA GTTTTGGGATTGAGTGAACGAGACCGGATTCTGGGCTCTTTCACCAAAGTGCAGAAATGGATAGAGAATGTAAAGCATTCGACTTACCCTCATTTTGAAGAGGTCCATGCTTTACTGTACAGAGCTGCAGAAAAGTTCCAGGGGAAGGAGGCAGTCGAGCCGCTACATGGACTAGAGTCCAAAAGAAAGGAATATCTGAAGCCAAAGCTGTGA
- the LOC116247280 gene encoding glutathione S-transferase T1 isoform X1, giving the protein MRRNFGCSERESEHKDREIMKLRVYVDRISQPSRAILIFCKINGIDFEEVKVNLAKGEHRRPEFKDINPMKQVPAVVDGKLKLFESHAILRYLSCAYPGIPDHWYPADLSKRAKIDSVLDWHHSNLRRGAAGLVFNSVLAPALGYPLNLEAAADAEKILIYSLSKIESVWLHGNEKFLVDGLQPSIADLSLVCEIMQLEVLGLSERDRILGSFTKVQKWIENVKHSTYPHFEEVHALLYRAAEKFQGKEAVEPLHGLESKRKEYLKPKL; this is encoded by the exons ATGCGCAGGAATTTTGGCTGctcagaaagagagagcgagcaTAAGGACAGAGAGATAATGAAGCTCCGAGTGTATGTCGATCGAATCTCCCAGCCATCTCGCGCTATCCTCATCTTTTGCAA GATAAATGGGATTGACTTTGAAGAGGTTAAAGTGAACCTTGCAAAGGGTGAACACAGGCGACCTGAATTTAAAG ATATAAACCCTATGAAACAAGTTCCTGCTGTTGTTGATGGGAAGCTCAAGTTGTTTGAAAG ccATGCAATCTTACGGTATCTTTCTTGTGCATATCCTGGAATTCCAGATCACTG GTACCCAGCTGATCTCTCCAAGAGGGCAAAAATTGATTCTGTCTTGGATTGGCATCACTCCAATCTGCGTCGTGGTGCAG CTGGGCTTGTTTTTAATAGTGTGTTAGCGCCTGCACTGGGCTATCCCTTGAATCTGGAAGCAGCAGCAGATGCTGAGAAGATTTTGATATATTCACTTTCAAAGATTGAATCTGTTTGGCTTCATGGAAATGAAAAGTTCTTGGTAGATGGTCTTCAACCTTCAATTGCAGATCTTAGTCTTGTTTGTGAAATTATGCAATTGGAA GTTTTGGGATTGAGTGAACGAGACCGGATTCTGGGCTCTTTCACCAAAGTGCAGAAATGGATAGAGAATGTAAAGCATTCGACTTACCCTCATTTTGAAGAGGTCCATGCTTTACTGTACAGAGCTGCAGAAAAGTTCCAGGGGAAGGAGGCAGTCGAGCCGCTACATGGACTAGAGTCCAAAAGAAAGGAATATCTGAAGCCAAAGCTGTGA